In Massilia sp. METH4, the genomic window ACCTTTCCGACCGGCGAGCCGCAGCAAGGACGGCGCACCCGACCGTGGGTGAAGCACGCACGTCGTCGGGTACTGCCTGGCGGTGACAGGTACCTTCGTCGTGGCGCGACCGCGGCTGCATCGCGCGGGCGCTTGATCGTCGGCAGGGTCGCTCATCCATCTTAAGCAGAACGGTAGCGCCCCGCAATTCGTGCCCTGGCTGCCAGTAGAGTGGGCGCACCATATAACGGAGACAATCGATGGACTTACGCGCCGGTCTGGTCATCGCCGCCATGTGCGCCGCTCTTCTCTTATCCGCCGACGCCACAGCGCAGTCGGCCACTTCGCAAGTAACGTTTGGCGGAACTATCGATACGTACATAGGACGCCAGCAGTTGGCCGGCCAGGCTTCCGCCGCCACGGTCAGCCCCAGTGGACTGACCACGTCGTTCTGGAGCATTTCAGCCGTCGAAGACCTGGGCGGCGGGTTCAAGGCGCAAGCTTTCCTGTCCGCATTCATGCAGCCCGATACGGGCAGTTCAGGGCGCTATCCCGGCGACGCGTTTTTGTCACGCCGTGCATCGGTCGGTATTGCCGGCGCCTTCGGCGAGATAAGCGTCGGCCGCATGGCATCGCCATTTTTCCTGACGATGGTGGGGTTCGATCCGTTCGCTGGCGGCTCGCTGGGTCCGATCTTCCAGCATACCTATCCAGGTGGACAGCCATTGGCGGCGCCGATGCAGGTCGGCGATTCGAGCATCAGCAACATGATAAACTATCAGACACCGGCGCTCCATGGGATCAAGCTGAATGCTTCTTACGGGTTAAGCGAGCAGGCCGGCCAAGGTGACAATGACCGCCTCGGCGCGAGCCTGACCTACACCAATGGCCCCTTGGCCGTTGCGATGGCGATGGAGCGCAACAAAGCCCAGCTTGATCCCGGCGAAACCAGGCAGGATGACGCCATGCTGGCTGCAGCCTACGACTTCGAAAGGGGCAAGGGATTCCTGCAAATAGCGAGGCACAAGAAAAATTCAATGGACATAGAGTACTGGACTTCCATGGTTGGCGCGACGGTTCCGATAGGCGCAGGCAACCTGCTGGTCGCCTGGGGAAGAACGCGCTACGAAGCTGCGGCGCTGAGAAAAAACCGCAGTAGTACGACTGTCGTGTACGACTACGTCCTGTCCCGACGAACCGACATCTATCTCGGACTGGAGAATGACCGGATCACGGGGGCGTCGGTCGGCAACAGCCTGTTCGCCGGCATGCGTCTCAGGTTTTAACGCGCGAAAGCCTAGCACATGCGCCGGCAAGGGGGCCAGACGGTGCTATGGGAGCAGGGCCTGTTCTCTGGCGCAAATGGTTTCGCCGGGCAGGAGTCCAGCGACTTGGGCAAGCTGTTCGGTGCGCAGTGGCAGCCTGTTGGCACCAGAGCACGCTGGTGCCGGTAAGTGCGTATTTCTCTAGTCGACTTCCACTTGCACATCCGCGTGCGCCCAGCCAGTAGATCTTCCAGCAGCTGCTCGCCCGCTGGTTGGAAATAAATTGGAAGGAGCGCCGCCAACCTGCCGGCGGTTCTTGCGCTGCCGGAACCAGACGAACCGCCACGCTGCGGTCCGTCTGCTACTGCTCTCTTCTGATGCTACAGCAGCGGCTCAGGCTGCGCTGAGCATGTGATGCGGGTCGATGACGAACTTCTTCGCCACGCCCGCGTCGAACTCCCCATAGCCCTGCGGTGCCTGGTCCAGGCTGATCACCTGCACGTTGACGATTTCAGCGACATTGATGCGGTCCCACAGGATCGCCTGCATCAGCGCGCGGTTGTACTTCATCACCGGGGTCTGGCCGGTATGGAAGCTGTGCGACTTGGCCCAGCCCAGGCCCAGGCGGATCGACAGGCTGCCGCTCTTCGCGGCCGTATCGACCGCGCCCGGATCATCGGTCACGTACAGGCCCGGAATGCCGATCTTGCCTGCAGCGCGGGTGATCTCCATCAGCGAATTGAGCACCGTGGCCGGCGCTTCGTGCTGCGCGCCCGCATGGCCGTGTCCACGCGCCTCGAAACCGACGCAATCGATCGCGCAATCGACTTCTGGCGTGCCGAGGATCTGCGCGATCTGCTCGCCCAGTGAAGCATCCTGCGACAGGTCGACAGTCTCGAAGCCCACGGCCCTGGCGTGCGCGAGGCGGGCCGGGTTGACGTCGCCGACGATCGTCACGGCCGCGCCCAGCAGGCGTGCCGAGGCCGCCGCCGCCATGCCGACAGGGCCAGCGCCGGCGATATACACGGTGCTGCCCGGACCGACGCCTGCCGTCACCGCGCCGTGGTAGCCGGTCGGCAGGATATCGGACAGGCAAGTAAGGTCGCGGATCTTGACCATCGCCCGGTCGCGATCCGGGAACTTGAGCAGGTTGAAGTCGGCATAAGGCACCATCACGAATTCGGACTGCCCGCCGATCCAGCCGCCCATGTCGACATAGCCGTAGGCGCCGCCCGCGCGCGAGGGGTTCACGCTCAGGCACACGCCGGTATGCTGTTCCTTGCACGTGCGGCAGCGGCCGCAGGCGACGTTGAACGGCACCGAGACCAGGTCGCCGATCCGCAGCGTTTCCACGTCGCGGCCTACCTCGAGGACTTCGCCGGTAATCTCATGGCCGAGCACCAGGCCGGTCTGGGCAGTGGTACGGCCGCGCACCATGTGCTGGTCCGAGCCGCAGATATTGGTCGATACCACGCGCAGGATCACGCCATGTTCGATCTTCCTGCCGTTCGGATCTTCCAGCTTCGGAAAGGGAATCCCCTGGACTTCGACCTTTCCCTGGCCGATATACACCACACCACGATTTTCTGCCATCTTCATCTCCTGTTTGTATTGCTGGGTGGCGACGGCTTTCACGATGTTGTCGTCAAGGCCGCCAATGCTTCAAAATTCGTTAGCAAACTTTGCCATTCACTGCAAGGGCCGGCCGCCATCGACCGGAATCACGGCACCGGTAGTGAATGGCAGGTGGGTCGTCAGTGCCACGACCGCAAGCGCGACCTCGCGCGGATCGGCCAGGCGTTGCAGGGGTGTGCGCCGGGCCTGCTCGTCATGCCATTCGGGGGCCATCGACTTGACGAAATCGGTATCGGACAAACCCGGCGACACCGACACCACGCGTATTGCCGGTGCCAGCGCACGTGCCAGCGATTTCGTCATGTTGTCGACCGCCGCCTTGGAGGCGCAGTACATCACGTTGCTGCCCATGGCGGTGACTGCGGCGATCGACGAAACGTTCACCACCAGTCCGTCGCCGCCGGCGGCGAGCAGTGGGCGCAGCGCGCGAACCGCGGCGAATGGTCCGCGCACGTTGGTGGCCAGCACGCTGTCGATCAACCCATCATCGAGGCCGTCCAGGTCCGCATGTGCCACGAAGCTGGTAGTGCCCGCGCAGTTGACCAGGATGTCGCAGCGCCCATAACGCTCGCCGATGGCCGTTGCCAGGCGGTGCAGGGCGGCGCTGTCCGTCACCGGCGCGGGCAGGGCGGCGTGCCTGGCCCTGGCGGTCGGCAGGCTGGCCGCCAGGGCCAGGGCGCGTTCGGCAGATCTGTTGTAGCCAACCACCACCGTGGCTCCATGACGCGCCAATTCCGTGCATATGGCCGCACCGATCCCGCCAGCTCCACCAGTCACCAGGGCGACTTTGCAGTACAGCGGCGATGTCACATGGTCATTCATGCTGGCTAGCCTTTGCGAATCGGCGCAGGCGAATGTCGGCCTGTTCCTTGTGGCCCGAGAATTGTTCCAGCGCGCACAGGCGTGAGCAGTATTCGCCCACGATCACCGACGCTTCATCGGTCAGGATGCGCTGATAGGTATGGGTCTTGATGAACTTGCCGACCCACAGCCCGCCCGTGTAGCGCCCTGCGCGCATGGTCGGCAGCGTATGATTCGTGCCGATCACCTTGTCGCCGTACGAAACATTGGTCCGGTGGCCCAGGAACAGGCCCCCATAGTTGGTCATTCGCGCCAGGAACCAGTCCGGATCATCTGTCATTACCTGCACGTGCTCGGAACAGATGCGCTCGGATTCCTGCAGCATTTCCTCTTTCGTCTCACACAGGATGATTTCGCCGTAGTCGCGCCACGACACGCTGGCGATCGGTGCGGTGTCCAGGCGCGCCAGCACGGCCTCGATGGCGGCCGGCAGCTCCTCGGCGATCTTGCGACTCGTCGTCACGCAATAGGCGGGGGATGTTGGACCATGCTCGGCCTGGCCGAGCAGGTCGACCGCCACCAGTTCTGCGTCGACGGTGTCGTCGCAAATCACCATCGTCTCGGTCGGGCCGGCGAACAGGTCGATGCCAACGCGGCCGAACAGCTGGCGCTTGGCTTCGGCAACATAGGCGTTACCGGGACCGACGATCATGTCGACAGGGGCAATGTTCTCGGTGCCGATCGCCATCGCCGCCACGCCCTGCACGCCACCGATCACATAGATTTCGTCAGCACCGGCCAATGCCATCGC contains:
- a CDS encoding porin; this encodes MDLRAGLVIAAMCAALLLSADATAQSATSQVTFGGTIDTYIGRQQLAGQASAATVSPSGLTTSFWSISAVEDLGGGFKAQAFLSAFMQPDTGSSGRYPGDAFLSRRASVGIAGAFGEISVGRMASPFFLTMVGFDPFAGGSLGPIFQHTYPGGQPLAAPMQVGDSSISNMINYQTPALHGIKLNASYGLSEQAGQGDNDRLGASLTYTNGPLAVAMAMERNKAQLDPGETRQDDAMLAAAYDFERGKGFLQIARHKKNSMDIEYWTSMVGATVPIGAGNLLVAWGRTRYEAAALRKNRSSTTVVYDYVLSRRTDIYLGLENDRITGASVGNSLFAGMRLRF
- a CDS encoding SDR family oxidoreductase; the protein is MNDHVTSPLYCKVALVTGGAGGIGAAICTELARHGATVVVGYNRSAERALALAASLPTARARHAALPAPVTDSAALHRLATAIGERYGRCDILVNCAGTTSFVAHADLDGLDDGLIDSVLATNVRGPFAAVRALRPLLAAGGDGLVVNVSSIAAVTAMGSNVMYCASKAAVDNMTKSLARALAPAIRVVSVSPGLSDTDFVKSMAPEWHDEQARRTPLQRLADPREVALAVVALTTHLPFTTGAVIPVDGGRPLQ
- the fdhA gene encoding formaldehyde dehydrogenase, glutathione-independent, with the translated sequence MAENRGVVYIGQGKVEVQGIPFPKLEDPNGRKIEHGVILRVVSTNICGSDQHMVRGRTTAQTGLVLGHEITGEVLEVGRDVETLRIGDLVSVPFNVACGRCRTCKEQHTGVCLSVNPSRAGGAYGYVDMGGWIGGQSEFVMVPYADFNLLKFPDRDRAMVKIRDLTCLSDILPTGYHGAVTAGVGPGSTVYIAGAGPVGMAAAASARLLGAAVTIVGDVNPARLAHARAVGFETVDLSQDASLGEQIAQILGTPEVDCAIDCVGFEARGHGHAGAQHEAPATVLNSLMEITRAAGKIGIPGLYVTDDPGAVDTAAKSGSLSIRLGLGWAKSHSFHTGQTPVMKYNRALMQAILWDRINVAEIVNVQVISLDQAPQGYGEFDAGVAKKFVIDPHHMLSAA
- the hisD gene encoding histidinol dehydrogenase — translated: MISYLKKGKPVKAKAELDNEVRSTVAKILADIERHGEQAVRRYSDQFDKWNPPSLRLSQEEVQACIDALSPQALEDIKFAQTQIRNFAEAQLAALHDIEVETLPGVILGHKNIPVNSVGCYIPGGKYPLLASAHMSVLTAKVAGVKRVIACAPPFGGKPSPEIVAAMALAGADEIYVIGGVQGVAAMAIGTENIAPVDMIVGPGNAYVAEAKRQLFGRVGIDLFAGPTETMVICDDTVDAELVAVDLLGQAEHGPTSPAYCVTTSRKIAEELPAAIEAVLARLDTAPIASVSWRDYGEIILCETKEEMLQESERICSEHVQVMTDDPDWFLARMTNYGGLFLGHRTNVSYGDKVIGTNHTLPTMRAGRYTGGLWVGKFIKTHTYQRILTDEASVIVGEYCSRLCALEQFSGHKEQADIRLRRFAKASQHE